A genomic region of Patescibacteria group bacterium contains the following coding sequences:
- a CDS encoding glycogen/starch synthase produces MPQKLKIASVSAELSPFTKTGGLADVAGSLPKAFFEQGAEVICITPFYAQAIDREKFELKLIGENVELRINSEETVNVSYWQGWLEEGLPVYFIENAKYFSRKKELYGSQHENARFFVFDLAALKLLSLLKFSADIIHCHDWQAGLIPYFLKTDFRYSDTLAKTKTVYTIHNLVFQLGHDWWEVPAEKRDSGHTPLPLLADPDLEFINFAKRAILSADAITTVSETYREEIMTNESGEDLHRILTNRQDRFFGIVNGINEAAWNPDNDPGLYCNYSRKNFSLKEENKKSFQKKFGLTVDTGLPIACGTSRMTFQKGFELILETLPHLLELDLQIVLIGACGKEYLGRLKKIANQHPKKILLLPTHEDCMKYETFAYAASDFFLMPSEYEPCGLNQMIAMRYGCVPIVHRVGGLNDTVNDYNPVTGRGTGFAFDRSDSYQFYGAVIRAMEEYGHKERWKKIVAEIMEKSNAWEIPAKKYLKLFRKIIKS; encoded by the coding sequence ATGCCCCAAAAGCTGAAGATCGCTTCTGTTTCCGCCGAATTGTCGCCGTTTACCAAAACGGGCGGTTTGGCTGACGTGGCCGGCAGCCTGCCTAAAGCCTTTTTTGAGCAGGGCGCCGAGGTCATTTGTATTACGCCGTTCTACGCGCAGGCGATCGATCGCGAAAAATTTGAGCTTAAATTGATCGGGGAAAACGTGGAATTGCGGATCAACAGCGAAGAAACCGTCAATGTGAGCTATTGGCAGGGCTGGCTGGAAGAAGGTCTGCCGGTTTATTTCATCGAAAACGCCAAATATTTTTCGCGCAAAAAAGAACTTTACGGGTCGCAGCATGAGAACGCCCGTTTTTTTGTTTTTGACCTGGCCGCGCTCAAATTGCTTTCGCTCTTGAAATTTTCGGCCGACATCATCCATTGCCATGATTGGCAAGCCGGCCTGATCCCTTATTTCTTAAAAACAGATTTCCGCTACTCGGATACTTTAGCCAAGACCAAAACCGTTTATACGATCCATAATTTGGTTTTTCAGCTGGGGCATGATTGGTGGGAAGTGCCGGCTGAAAAAAGGGACTCGGGACATACGCCTTTGCCGCTGCTTGCCGATCCGGATTTAGAGTTCATTAATTTCGCCAAGCGGGCCATCCTTTCCGCCGATGCCATCACCACGGTCAGCGAAACTTACCGCGAGGAAATAATGACCAATGAATCCGGAGAAGATCTGCACCGCATTCTGACTAATCGGCAAGACCGGTTTTTCGGCATCGTCAACGGCATCAATGAAGCCGCTTGGAATCCGGATAACGATCCCGGGCTTTATTGCAATTATTCCCGAAAGAATTTCAGCCTCAAAGAGGAGAATAAAAAATCTTTTCAAAAAAAATTCGGCTTGACTGTCGATACCGGCCTGCCGATAGCTTGTGGCACATCCAGGATGACTTTTCAAAAAGGTTTTGAATTGATTCTGGAAACTCTGCCTCATCTTTTAGAATTGGATTTGCAGATCGTTTTGATCGGCGCTTGCGGCAAGGAATATCTCGGCCGCCTGAAAAAGATCGCCAACCAGCATCCGAAAAAAATATTGCTTCTGCCGACTCACGAAGATTGCATGAAATATGAAACTTTCGCTTATGCCGCTTCGGATTTTTTTCTGATGCCTTCCGAATATGAGCCTTGCGGGCTTAACCAGATGATCGCCATGCGCTATGGCTGCGTGCCGATCGTCCACCGCGTCGGCGGGCTTAATGATACGGTGAATGATTATAATCCGGTGACGGGCCGGGGGACTGGTTTTGCTTTTGACCGATCCGACAGCTACCAGTTTTATGGGGCGGTCATCCGGGCAATGGAAGAATACGGCCATAAGGAAAGATGGAAAAAAATAGTTGCCGAGATCATGGAAAAATCCAACGCCTGGGAAATTCCGGCTAAAAAATATCTCAAATTATTCCGCAAGATCATTAAGAGTTAA
- a CDS encoding glycogen/starch synthase, with protein sequence MEKKIKVLMVASEAAPIVKVGGLGDVIGSLPAALAKLGCEVRIIIPLSLGVDKEKYRLKKICSGLKINFSGKSFAVDLWETRSAVPGAIVYLVENDHYFGREAVYPASSLASDASLAEKFLFFELAALESLPVLKFIPDIIHCHDFFSGLIPVLLKMEKFQRLKNIKTLYTIHNFEHQGKVVPKLLELGDLHPDKLASLARDAADGDINFMVQGIINADLVNTVSPAYAREILTGEYSAGLGKITKAYRRKIFGVLNGIDTDFFNPSTDKLIKQRYSAKDLEKKTVNKLFLQKKLGLPADGKIPVVAMISRLSDQKGWELITEKLIEQDCQFVFLGEGDQRYADLLADLEKNHPEKVRSIIGFEPVLANQIYAAADIFLVPSRFEPCGLTQMISARYGTVIVARATGGLKDTVTPDIGFTFKDFSAPALFLTLKKALDCYWYQPKKWLKLKNNCLKKDFSWSKTARGYLHLYKKLVG encoded by the coding sequence ATGGAAAAAAAGATTAAGGTTTTAATGGTTGCTTCCGAGGCCGCGCCGATCGTTAAGGTCGGCGGTTTGGGCGATGTGATCGGCAGTTTGCCCGCGGCGCTGGCCAAACTTGGCTGTGAAGTGAGAATAATCATTCCTTTAAGTTTGGGGGTGGATAAAGAAAAATACCGGCTGAAAAAAATATGTTCCGGCCTTAAAATAAATTTTTCCGGCAAAAGTTTTGCCGTTGATCTTTGGGAAACAAGATCGGCCGTGCCCGGAGCCATTGTTTATTTGGTGGAAAATGACCATTATTTCGGGCGCGAAGCGGTTTATCCCGCCTCTTCCCTGGCCAGCGACGCCAGCTTGGCGGAAAAATTCCTTTTTTTCGAATTGGCCGCGCTGGAATCATTGCCGGTTTTGAAATTTATCCCGGACATCATCCATTGCCATGATTTTTTCAGCGGTCTGATCCCGGTTTTGTTGAAAATGGAAAAATTTCAGCGGCTTAAAAATATTAAAACTTTATACACCATTCATAATTTCGAGCATCAGGGCAAGGTTGTTCCGAAATTATTAGAGCTGGGCGATCTGCATCCTGATAAGCTGGCTTCTTTGGCGCGGGACGCCGCCGATGGTGATATAAATTTCATGGTGCAGGGGATCATCAATGCCGATCTGGTCAATACGGTCAGCCCGGCTTACGCCAGGGAAATTTTGACCGGCGAATATTCCGCCGGCCTGGGCAAAATAACCAAGGCGTATCGGCGCAAGATTTTCGGCGTTTTAAACGGCATTGATACGGATTTCTTCAACCCGAGCACGGATAAATTGATCAAGCAGCGCTATTCCGCCAAAGATTTGGAGAAAAAAACCGTTAACAAATTATTTTTGCAAAAAAAACTTGGTTTGCCGGCGGACGGGAAAATCCCCGTAGTGGCGATGATCTCCCGCCTGTCCGATCAAAAAGGCTGGGAGCTGATCACGGAAAAGCTGATCGAGCAAGATTGCCAATTTGTTTTTTTGGGCGAGGGCGACCAGCGCTACGCCGATCTGCTTGCTGATCTGGAAAAAAATCATCCGGAGAAAGTACGGTCGATCATCGGCTTCGAACCGGTCTTGGCCAACCAAATTTACGCCGCCGCCGATATATTTTTGGTCCCGTCGCGCTTCGAACCGTGCGGCTTGACCCAGATGATCTCCGCCCGTTATGGCACCGTGATCGTCGCCCGCGCTACCGGCGGATTGAAAGATACGGTGACCCCTGACATCGGTTTTACCTTCAAAGATTTCTCTGCCCCGGCGCTATTTTTGACCTTAAAAAAGGCATTGGACTGCTATTGGTATCAGCCAAAAAAATGGCTAAAATTAAAAAATAATTGCTTAAAAAAAGATTTTTCCTGGTCAAAAACAGCCAGGGGGTATTTACATCTTTACAAAAAGCTGGTAGGATAG